The DNA region TGCCatgctaaaaatataaaagattttagtAAATAAGACCACTTAGATGGATATAcctttttgatttaatttggaggtaatttattttaataaaattatatatatctattttaagtatacaaataaaaatattttttaatttttaatttttatttatttatttctctaaaatagatatatattatattactctttttattttacaattcttAAGTACAGTAAAGTGGGGTTACTATTTTTATGGCTTTTCggcaaataactattttttacttaaaatttgataaaatgatatattatttattgttaaatttataaaaaaagaaaaaagttaattacaatatcatttttattcaaaaaaatcattaaaatacgAAAAACACATCTTTACCAACAAAATCATGCTTATCACAATCTCATGGAAAACATCAATTAACCCCTCGGGCACTGTAACCTAACAGAATATCGAAAATACCATCTCGCCTACAGTACTGTATAGTATCATTTACCCTACCTTGgcattttctttatttagtCTATTGAAAATGATCATTTTCTTCGTGGGTGTAATGTAATTTCGTGtagtgaaattttattttaccctTCCAAAATGCCTATCGAAAATCACATTTTACCCCACTTTGTCAATATCATATCATACGTTTTAGGTGAATGTCGCTTGTCCATGAGATTTTGATGAATTCTAtgttaaatctttaattttccttttcctcCAAACAAACAAACCATAACTTTTCCTAAATCACCTTTTTATAAACAATGAACTAATTTTCACGAAGAAAACACACATTCATCATCAGAAATTCCTAAATTCAGATCTAAAGCAAAAACACACAAATTCTAAACATAAACATGGCAACAATCACaacaaactttaaaatgaaaataataaacaaattatactcAATTTTCAACCCATTTTaagtaagaatttaatttgatgatgAGTATTTTTTGTTGGAAATTCTTCGCTTTCATTGGGTGCTCGGTTTGAGTATATGTCGATTTCAGTCAAAACTCTTAGGGCAAATTTGTTTAATCCCATTCTAATGATTATATCCGTATAACCCTAGAGTATTGACTAATTTTTCTACACCCCCTAAAAGAGTAGATATAATCTAAACTTAGTTTGATGAAATTAGGTATTGTGAGAGTCAGAAGTCAACTAATTGGTTCAATTCAGTGTACATAGGCATGGGTTAATGAAACTTCACGTGCTCTCCTCCGTATTATATTTGTGCAGTTGgattagtaaaatttttattattaaaattaaaagaatattttaaatataaataaatagatataaattaataatatgtttgataaattagtatatataaataattattgtataaataattattgaacgcaccctatttattaattatacGAGAATTGTTGcctaaaaattgaattttttccaATTGGTCCCATTTGTTGTGTCACGGAAAAATCAAGCATTCTGGTACTCATGCCCCGCTCCCTGCCGGAGGACTCATGTTCTTTTTCATACTTTTTAAGCTTTGCGTGAATTTTACCATGTATCTTCAATCGAACAACCCTACccaacttttttattattattattattattgttaatttcagTTACACCAAATTAAGACTAACGAAGGGTATGATATGAGGCACGTTCATTGTCCACaattcttataattatttaaacgATTTTATGCTTAAACTCCTCTTCTTATCACTTTTGATTAACCATGTCTGGTCTTTAATATCATTGAATTAATACCCTTAATATTTTGGTTAAAGACAAAGCAAAAAATCCTCCATATGCACCCCTAAAATAAGGCAAACTATCTTCATGGTGCCCATGCCATTTCATGCAATAAGCGCATAATCTGTCAAttcattttccattttttcttaCTTCACTCCTTCCACGTTTCATTAAAACGGCAACCTACGCTCCACTTTTTTACTTCTATAAATTCCCACACTCAGAATCCTTCTTTATCACCACAGCCAGGAGTAAAAAAATCATGGCCGACCGCTTATCACCGCCTTTGAAAGATGATTTGGACATTGTTATCCCTACCATTAGAAACTTAGATTTCTTGGAGATGTGGCGGCCATTCTTTCAGCCATACCACCTCATCATTGTTCAAGATGGAGATCCAAGCAAGAAGATCCGGGCCCCTGAAGGTTTTGATTACGAGTTGTATAATAGAAACGATGTGAATCGAGTTCTTGGACCCAAAGCCAACTGCATTTCTTTCAAAGACTCCGCTTGTCGCTGCTTCGGATTCTTGGTCTCCAAGAAGAAGTATATCTTCACCATTGACGATGATTGCTTTGTAAGTAGCAAGTATGgtatgtaatttttcttttagaagTAAGAGTTATAACATAGTTTTTGTTCGATAAAAAGGTGGCAAAGGATCCAAGTGGAAAAGAGATAAATGCATTGGCACAACACATCGAGAATTTGCTGGCACCATCAACACCATTTTTCTTCAACACACTGTATGATCCATTTAGGGAAGGAGTTGATTTTGTTAGGGGATACCCATTTAGTTTAAGGGAAGGAGTGCCTACTGCTATCTCTCACGGGCTCTGGCTCAACATTCCTGATTATGATGCCCCAACTCAACTTGTCAAGCCTCTTGAGCGCAACACCAGGTTACTCCATTGCTATCCTGttactttttataatttcattatcaaaattttgctGATTGTGTATTGATTTAGTTTTTACAGGTATGTGGATGCCGTCATGACAATCCCAAAAGGCACTCTCTTCCCAATGTGTGGAATGAACCTGGCTTTTGATAGGGAACTCATAGGCCCTGCCATGTATTTTGGGCTCATGGGTGACGGCCAACCCATTGGCAGATATGATGATATGTGGGCTGGCTGGTGCGCCAAGGTATGTACATAATTTGAGTCACTTGTTCAGCCATTTCACCCTCAGATGATGAACTTCTATAATGctttattgaattaattgtcAGGTGATCTGTGATCATCTGAAACTTGGAGTGAAAACGGGACTACCTTACATATGGCACAGTAAGGCAAGCAATCCATTTGTGAATTTGAAGAAAGAATACAAGGGCATATACTGGCAGGAAGATGTAATCCCATTCTTCCAAAACGTTGTCCTTACGAAGGAATGCACTACCGTACAGAAATGCTATATTGAGCTCTCCAAGCAAGTCAAGGAAAAGCTGGGCTCCCTCGATCCTTACTTTCAGAAACTTGGAGATGCCATGCTTACATGGATTGAAGCTTGGGAGGACCTTAACTCAACCACAAAAGCAGCACTTTCTCAGGTCAATGGAGTTAAGCAGGATGAGTCCTCGACCAAACAAAAGTAGACAGCCTATGCGCTAAAGCTGTATATGTTATTTCTAATGTACTCAACTTCTAGCTACAAGCTATGGGTTCTCCCTATGGCTGTCGAAGTTTTAGCTTGTCTATGTTATTTCTATGTTTTCGTTGCTTTCTTTCTGGAGGATTGTTGTTGTTTCATTATCTCTacttataaagatataatagaaaaaacatGTGTGATAGGTTTATCTCAatgtaaattttagaaaaatcatgaaaaatacCCAACATCAAtctgaaaatcatataaaataccAAACAAAAGTCATTTAGTTGAAGCATGCTGAATAACAATTTCTGTAACATTAGGTAAAACATGTGGCTTGGTTAACATACTATTTGAGAATAGTTGAGAAAGTGTTTCGGCTTACAAGattctttttgaatttcaagctATTGGAAAAGTTTCAATGCTGCCTGGGCGAGAGGCACTGCATCCATTTCTGTTGGTTCTTGCGAACTGCATAAATTCAGCAGTAGAGTAACTTGGATAGAAGAATTCAAGAGTCAAAATTGTTTGGGACTACAATTGGAAAAGCTTCCTAAATATAACCTCAATCAAATTTGGAGTCTACAATTTTACCAGAAATTTTGACAAAAGCTGAAGGCGTGCCTGCAACCAGGCATGAATAAATTGGCTGGCTATATATTACAAGCTATATTCTTGCTTCACCACATAAGAAAAAAGTCCTATGAATTAACATATAGACATTAAATTCATTTTCGTCGATCTTTCTATAAGCCTATTTATACTCATTTGGTGGGAATCCAACAGAAAGAGAAGTTGGATAGGATCCTAAACCAAAAGGCATACATTATCGAAGCCTTCGCTGTGACACTTCTTGCAAATCCAACGTGTTTTTGGGTCATTCAGCTGCCTTCAAACCATTTAAGAACAATAATTAGCTCGTATGCTTTAGCTTTACTGACCTGTAACTTTATATTCTTCTTCGCTAAAACTTCTTATTTTTGGTCATGTTTGcacaaacaatataaatatattatcttttcaGAAACTTTCACTATTCTTATGACATTACGTGACGTTTACGATAGAGCTTTCTTTTTTCGGGAGGCTGCACCCATGAATGTCACCTctactcaatctttcaattttctCTGTACTCGGTGAAATTGGACGTTGCCCATTATAAGCCGcccacctttttttttctttataaatattctgcctttttcaatttcataacCCTCCTCTTCTcctcaatttttttccttaattacTTGATTATAAGTAATACTTTCTTATCAATCCTATGTCCATGGATAACAGCCACATGCTTCTCCCTAGTTCACAAAGATTCTCAACTTCTCCCTCCTCTTTAAACAAAGCAATTCCTCAAACTCATCACTTTCATGCTCAGGCTATCACGAATGAAGctaaagcagaaaataaaaatcaacatCTAGACGATACAAGCATTTCTGACAGTAAAATTACCTCTCAAAGTTCTGGGAGTGGGGCTGAAGCAGTTACCaatgaagaaaacaaaggaCTCAAAAAGCACAGATACGCATTTCAAACAAGGAGCCAAATTGACATACTTGACGATGGGTATCGCTGGAGAAAATATGGACAAAAAACAGTTAAGAGCGGCAAATTCCCCAGGTAATTTATTAGAACCTTCTTTTCAACCTGatcaatttcatgttgttagcataacatttaaataaaaataatttatccaaTTATATTCGGTAAAGAAATAAAACCTCTCAGACCGCAAATCAAGTGCAGCTGCTGCTTCCCGATTTGCATGGATGCACCATGCGTGTTTTGCATGTAGAATATACAAAACGAGATACATCCATAATTTTGTTGCAACATTATTGACGAATTTAAAGCAATCAAGATTCAAGATCTTATAAGAGAGATAATTTTCCATACCATAGAGATGATTTTCAAGTTCAAGGTTTTATTTCTAGATTCAAGTCATCATTTTTTTAGACTTGGATAGTTTTCTTCGTTTCTTACTATATTTGTTTAGATTCATAAAGAACTTGACTTACCAGTAGTTTTAAATTCATGGCCGCATATATTTCTGATAATGGAAAAAAGGTTATAGCTTATTGACAATTCCACAGCTTGTCAAATTCGTTCATtgctaaaagtttgaaaatttctcATTCTAACATATCCCCATATCAAATCAAGCCGACTTCGCCCATAGTTTCGGTGATTGATACATATCTTATCAAGTCACCCACAAGATATACAGTGTACAGCTAATAATTTTCCACTGCAATCGTTCTTATTTGATCGCTTTAGCTAGCTTTTACCTTTTTCGACGATATGCACTCAAGGATTGATTGATTATACCTGATAAGTTGACCTTGCATTGCTTCTAGTTCTAttggtaattatatattttcatttatctgGTTCAAATATTGCAAAAACTTGTTCATGTGGTATATTTTGCGAAGCAGAAGTTATTACAAATGTACGCATAAAGGGTGCAATGTGAAGAAACAAATTCAACGCAGTTCCAAAGACGAAGGGATTGTGGTGACTACCTATGAAGGAAAACACACACATCAAATTGGGAAATTGGCTGACAACTTTGATCAGATTCTGCGGCAGATGCAAAACTATACTGCTTTCTGAACTTAATGTTACTATCTTTCAAATGTCAATAAAGACTTTGTAATAATGCCTATATACCTGAACCTATATCTTAAAatctatcatatataatatgagATAAATGGAGGTTGCCAATGATGGTTCTTCAATTCTGacatttgatattttgttcACCAATTCTTACCATAGGATGGGTTATAGACTTAGTAATGCTGGATGATTTGACAGATCCATCCACCCACTTAGAGAAAAGGCTGAATAGAAAAGCAtttgggaaaataaaataaattaagttgaAGTTGGTGGAAAGAGAACTAGCAAAATAATACGAAAGGACCATGAAGATTATTCTGGTTTGACTTTACAATTAAAAGTCATTATGAGTCACCATTCCATCAGCTAAGTTAGAATTTTTATACATAACAGATGGTAAAATcgaaagaacaaaaattttcaacagaGGTTAGAAACATTTCATCTGGCCGATCTCTGTCTCAAATAAAGTGTTTCACTCAAGAGAAAAGGACACGACACAGCcatataaagaaacaaatttACGTACATTCATTGAATCTGTATGAAATTAGTCGCttggttttgtaatttatacattGGTCGTTTTGAGTAACTTGGATCAACCATGAAGTGATGTTAGATGGGTAGGCATAGTTACTTGCATCGGACGTCTGTGATTTTTACAATTTCCTACAGGATATATTCGTTTGATCATATTAATCGACTGCCCTCCTTGAtcctcataatttatatatggtGAAAAATGGCTATGCCAGAAGACGTTTAACCCATGATGAATTCAGTAGTATTCTTCTTcaaaattcttataattaatagtaGGACTCTTGGAACAAACCAGTGAATCCTCcttttaattttatcacataCCCTTCTGAATGGCATTTAGTAGAAAGTAGAAAATTACTGGTGAGAAAGATAGATGCAAGGGAAGATTCATGTGTAGAAACATCCAGTAAAAAATAAGGAAACATACTATGCactatcaaatcatatattttgtttaacacCAGTTACTGTTAGTTCTCTCATATAGTTATTCAGTACTTGAACAATAACCCTTCTATTTTTCTCCACTACTTATGTCATTAATTGTCGTCTTTAATATGTTGGATTCACTGCTAAATCAAGTGTTAACTTCTCGGCTTAGAACACTGGAAACGTATTCAACTTTTACAAGTCTTATGCAGACTCATTAAGACGTATACCTAAATGCCCGTTAATTCGTCACTGCCGATGGCTTCAATCAAAGTgccttttttaatattttatcctatatattttttcattaattaaaaacaacttAAGATGACAATTAAATCAAGATTCATATTAATTTTGCCCTCTTTAGACCAAGAGGCCTTTAACACTAAGGTCGTTTGGTtatggtttttaaaaattactttagtaatctattttttattcctttgtttagtttgtcaatactgacgtgacaggtaatataagtgataatctaattatcacattcaccttaggtatttaaagattaccaaggtaatcttaattttattttaatcatattagtatttattaattttttaagataaaaataaatttatttttaattaatatgacaaataatataaaaaaatttaaaaataattatcaatagcatttaagtaaaataatttactaataatcttttattacctttaaccaaacacaataattatttatacctaccaaattttatcaaaaatagtaattatttatacccagtgatcttttaagtaatctatcttcaaaataatcttcattttttgataataaaacattactcaaaccaaacgcccccaaTGGTTTTAGTTTTCCTCCTCCACCATCaaatatttgagaaattttaagCATCATGGGAGGAATACTGACTTCTCCTGCattcatcaaaatgaattcCTAAGAACTTGTAAGCCTTCGCAAAACTTTGTCGCAAATCATTAATATCAACTCTAATTAGTTATTTTCCAAATTCCAAGGATGAACTGTAGTTTTAAGATGACTGTATCTGGTTTTACATTACAAGATGACTTCTAGGATCTATGCTACGACTATGAATAAATGTTCATGTGTGAGtatattttaaagttatcaagtattttttaggaatatttATAGATGTAAGATATCCCATGCACCATAAAGAAATTGATAGCAGAACAATCTGAATATCACcacaaaaaaagaagagataCACATTCATTTAAATTATGCAAAGAATCAAAGCAAAGCTGACAAAAAGTAGAAAGTAAAAGCTCCTCATTTCATGTTGGAACTGGGATGATCGCTTTATCTTCATTTCTATATCCTGAAAAGCTCCTCAATGACGTGATAATAATAATACCAACTACACATACGATACACGCAACAACACCCCAATCCCACCATCTTCCTTCACtttcaccattttttccttctgTTGATTCCTTCACTTCTCTATGACTCTCTGCATTCTCATAATTTCTAGTACAACAAACACACAGCTTCTCTTGAATTCCACCATCGCTTTCTTCTTCATCGTCATCATCAGAAAAGTATGAAGACAATGACCTTACCTCAcagttttcacttataaatcCATTCCAACCAATATCATTCCCTATCTCTTCTCTTGTTCCCTCAAAAAGCCTTCTACCTTTCAACTTGCCACTCTCAATGGCCGCCCTTCTATCTAGTAGTACCTCTGTAACCGCCAAGTCATTATTCCTCACCTTCCAAGCTACTTCATCGGAAGGAGACCTTCGGTGCTGTAGTGAGGACATGCGGCTTCTTGGAGAATTCTCTAGCAGTGAAAGAGTTTTAGCCATAATGGTGGAGTCTTTTTTGGTCGAGCATCTGAGTAGGACTTTTAGATTCGACCCGAATTATTTCTGTAGTTCATTTTTCCATGGTGGGGTCTCTTCCAATTTGGCGGAGATTTCTCGTCCAAAcgttgatttgaaaaactaacttttttttactttttttggttgaatttgtgAATACtactgattaatttttttattaaatttagtgaaaaaggaaaaaaagaactTTGTTTTCGAAAACCTGTAACTCATATCTTGAATTTGAAAGTTACCATTTCCGCATTTGTTGGCTCCCCTCAAGCAACTTTATGCCTGACTTTGAACCAATCCACTGCTCCCCATGAATGATTCTTTGTTCTTGTTTTATTACTAGAGGAGTTACTTATGCCATCCTTTTTTTTTGTctgttcaaaaaataaaaagtaattaaggtaaaagaatatatttatattattagatatgtatatgatattaatcataatatatattttatagaataataaaaatattctttaaattatacatagaaatattaattaaaatatacatcAATTTTTTGCATAAACCTTTTTAGGTGAATCtacaataattttacttttcttaGCAAATTTAATTGTATTGTCAATAATATCTCTATCAACTACTTACTTCACCCTCTAgattaattatgttaaattcGGTGTAGTTTTTTCGACAATGCATACTATTTTTGGTAagttatgatataaaaattcaaaaacttattaaaaaactaatcaatttttattctaatacaAATCAAAACGAAAAGATGAATATAAGTGTGAAGAATAGTGTGAGTGCGAACAAGTGCTATGGGTGCATGCGGGTTTGCATGGGTGCATGTTGGTGCGTGCGGGTGTGTATGGGTGAGTATAGGTGTGCACAGTGGGTATGAGAGCACATAGATGCTCATGGGTGCTGCGGGTGCGTATGAGTACGCACGAGCGGGTGCAAGCGCGTGCGGGGGCACACGGGTGTGTGAGGTGCACAACACCCATACACATTCGTGCATACGCACCTACGAACACCCATGCACACTTGCACTATTCTTCACACTTatgttcatatttttgttttgacttGTATTAGAACAAAAACTGAtcagttttcaaataaattttttaatcttcaaattataatttaccaaacataagtttttaaattttttaatcataacttatcaaatatatattattgacaaaaattatactaaatctaatataattaactaaaaagtTGACATAATTagttgagaaaaatattattaaaaacaaaattaaatttatttaaaaaaataaaatcaatataaatttatctttaaaataaaaaaaaagaattaatgcCTATTCTAATTGACATCTGCTATACATACGGGAAAATAGACTTTAAAAGATGAGAAAATTGTTCATCAAAGTTTGGCAGAAGATAGTCGTTCaatcttttcttaatttgaattcatgtcATTGGGTACATCATGACAAGATAAGTATTTATCCACGTCCTAGGcatcaataataatttcacGTCAATACACATGACATCAGgcataaaatataatcatcatagttttaaattttgactCAAGTGGAACctctaatattttgttattctaTGGATCATGAAAGATGATATCCCATCCCATCtcatctcataattttttattgcttGATTAATACGCACacaactaaattcaaatttgcaTCATCATTCAATGACCACAAACATGATTGATTCATCCTCAGGAGGGGAAAGCAATTACTAGTGCTCTCCACTCAATTGCTTTTCCGATTCCACAATCGAACTCCTAGGATTTTCCTGCACTTTTATCCACCTACATACACCAATAAAGCAATACTTTTACCCTTtcaattaaagaataaaagtaGGTTTTAGCATCATTATTCTCAGAAAAATTTTCCCTTGGAGCAGACACACTTAAGTAATTGAGTCCCACCATCcatgataaataaaagaattatcaGCGCTTTCACAGGGGGGTAAACAAGCTGTAAAGTATCTGTTAGATGCCATTCTGGCCAACATTCCGCCGGCACTATGGCTCCTTCCCTTCATGCAGATTGCTGAAGCAAGATATCAATATATTGTCAATAGCAGGTCATTCAGTCTCACAGCACCACCACTTAAACCAATACATTCCCATGTTTTACCTCCGTTCTAGgataataattatacataattcaCCAATTTATCCAAGATATAACTTATAGATAATTGGGCGAACAGcttacaaaaataacaaatcatTGCACTTTGTCATTCTACATGAATGAAACACAAGAAATTCTTACCTTAATTACGTGTCAATAAAGCACTGTCCCAACCCAACCAACTGCAGAAATAAACCAGTCTTAACAAGCTACAATAAAGATGGTCAACCGATCCTAcaaagtcatcaataaaatctcaaatttcttCTATTTGTGGGCACCGGACAGCCAATAACATTAAATTTCTACTCCAATATTAGCCCTAATGCAAAAGCTATCTTAGCTTCTATTGTCTGGGTTTGATATGTCTTCCACTATGCCTTTCCCATCCACaacatcaaaaaagaaaaagttcttgAGAGGATCACATTTGCCTGATATTGCTTTAATAACCTCCTAAAAAGTTTTATAGTCAGTCAAGtcaaataaaagtaatattttatataaaatataaataaccaaAGAAAAGGTAGAATTTACCTGCCCAAGGATTCCTCCAAGGATGGCACAAACTGGGGGAAATTCTCTTGCACCCATGATCAATCTTTCTAGGAGGGTGTCAGGAATATGAGATGCATTGAGTGACTGCAATAAATGGGATATCACCACTAGGAAGATAC from Mangifera indica cultivar Alphonso chromosome 8, CATAS_Mindica_2.1, whole genome shotgun sequence includes:
- the LOC123223171 gene encoding UDP-arabinopyranose mutase 1-like, with product MADRLSPPLKDDLDIVIPTIRNLDFLEMWRPFFQPYHLIIVQDGDPSKKIRAPEGFDYELYNRNDVNRVLGPKANCISFKDSACRCFGFLVSKKKYIFTIDDDCFVAKDPSGKEINALAQHIENLLAPSTPFFFNTLYDPFREGVDFVRGYPFSLREGVPTAISHGLWLNIPDYDAPTQLVKPLERNTRYVDAVMTIPKGTLFPMCGMNLAFDRELIGPAMYFGLMGDGQPIGRYDDMWAGWCAKVICDHLKLGVKTGLPYIWHSKASNPFVNLKKEYKGIYWQEDVIPFFQNVVLTKECTTVQKCYIELSKQVKEKLGSLDPYFQKLGDAMLTWIEAWEDLNSTTKAALSQVNGVKQDESSTKQK
- the LOC123222777 gene encoding probable WRKY transcription factor 75 — translated: MSMDNSHMLLPSSQRFSTSPSSLNKAIPQTHHFHAQAITNEAKAENKNQHLDDTSISDSKITSQSSGSGAEAVTNEENKGLKKHRYAFQTRSQIDILDDGYRWRKYGQKTVKSGKFPRSYYKCTHKGCNVKKQIQRSSKDEGIVVTTYEGKHTHQIGKLADNFDQILRQMQNYTAF